The following is a genomic window from Cydia splendana chromosome 23, ilCydSple1.2, whole genome shotgun sequence.
AATGCCccacggcctgattcgaacttaaagatacgtcaaatattatatctagatacgatatggattagataaaatatgtcagtgtcaaatgtgacgtttttgtttgaaataacttttgacactgacatacactgacatatccatatcgtatctagtcgtaatatttgacgtatcttaaagttcaaatcgggctGCCAGTCTGCGCTTGCCATCCAAACGTCACCttaaaggacgactcacgttagaccgggccgtgtccgggccggagcttccggcgcttacttttctatgacatgacaagcgatcacgtgatgctttccatagaaaacgatgatgggctcctagcggagtggtgattgacatgttcaggtcttctgagaaggttccagagcctgatccgctgtctgttttggacccatcagtgaaaattctcagctcccggggattgagtccttcgtagttgtcgtcctcaaataattgtattttgtaccttttgtcaaagatggctTGTTTGTGAATTCGATTCGTGCCCGCCATGAGCACTGGAAATTCGCTGTATAACTTTTCCAGGCATGTTGTCTCAAGTACCTATTTGTAAAATATAGTTATTTCTACATAAAATACAAAGCAATGGTATAAATTATCCAGATTCCGAGGTAAGCCCGGTTGCGCCGCAAGTAAGTCACGTGCCCGCGCTCAAATCAAAAGCTTAGCTCTGATTTTATAGACCTACGGCAGAGCCTGTGTGCTAAACATGATAGAGATGTACTGGTATCGATAGTTTGAATAGTTAGGTATCGATATTAGTAGTAGGATGTGATTATTAGTGGTGTGTGCAGTGCGAATGCGATTTAAATGTTGAGCTATCGATTACAACGCATTCACCAGATATTTAATTGAATCTTTAGTTGAATAAGAAGATTACTTTAATCAATAACTACTAAAGATACCGACCAAAGGTAGAACCTGCGTTTTGAACATGATAAAGACATACGATATAGCCTGGCGCTGGCGAGCCAGTTTTGTCAACAGAAAAAGGGCAGCAAGTTTGAAAAATGCAGACGCGAAAGATTGATCTTATTGTttgtattgaaaatgttatttttcgcgccttttttactgactaAGTTAGCTTACCAGAGAATAAATAGACGCATCGATTCTTGTGAAATTGAAATCATCAAATTGAGTTTAAGATATGTTAATATATGTCTTTTATGTTATGAATGTTGGATTGGAATTTatgaatacaaaaaataatgtttccAATAAATATACTATGTATATATTAATTCCTAGTAATTAACGTTTTCTTTATATAAAATGCGTGATGTAGGTACGTTTATTCCTCCCAGTCCTTTATATTCCCTCTTTGCCTTTCAACGCTCAGTTTGATTATCAAAAAATCACATATCACGACAACATAACAtcaataaacaatttaaaaccaGACAATAATCGTTAACCCGTGTCTCCATACCCACAACCCTCCATTAAATTGTTTATCGATAATTCCATTTCCCCACATTACGCTCAGTCAAAAAGCTATAGTCACGTAAGGTAGACTTAAGTACCATTGAGGCCCTTATAGCCCCAGTCATTTCGAGGATTCGGTTTTGAGGAAAAAACAAAATACGCTGGAGGGTTATTGAAAGGATTGCGTTGATATGGAGATTTGATGTTTGAGcaaacattttttattcaatgttaagcttagaaataaattagAAGTGGAAAAATTCACTGTTTCTGGGACCTGAACCAACGACTATCGGATCCAAAGAGAGTGTGTTTgttgtgaggaaacctgcatacatctgcgaagaaattcaaaggtgtatgtgaagtccacAACCCGccttgggctagcgtggggactatagcccaagccctctagCACATGAGAGGACTCTCCGTTGACCACAAACGCTGTAAAGGATTCGAGACTCCGCGGCATATCCGTTAAATTGTTTTAGAATTATACCAatttttgatagcacacgcagtgcaagtgttatttatacgtcataatttcatcatacaaaataacacttgcactgcgtgtgctagcaaaatcgttgcagacttttcttataACTAACTCATTTATGTTTAAACCCAACTTCCGAAACCACTACAAAGTCTATTCTTACCAATTCAACAGTCAGCTTACTGACAATTAGAATAATTTAGCAGAACTATTTCCGGATATTCCGGATGCCGAAATATCGTGCCGTCCGGTAATGGCACTGTCGATAAGTTATGTAGTTAAAAATACAGCTCCTTCGGCGTTGACATGAATAATTTAGAGCGGAAAAGCGGGTATgtccagtcgccatcagatatatcggagcggccaaggtgttcacaatatattatctgaacacgcactctaacgccttgacaatagaggcgtgttcagatatttgtgagggCCTTGAccgcttcgatatatctgatggcgactgtacagccAGCAAAACGATTAGCTTTGcatcgattcgaactttaagatacgtcaatgaatagatctagaaacgatttgtgtcagtgtcaaatgtgacgtttttgtttgaagaagcgtcacatttgacactgatatatctaatctaatccatatcgtttctagatctattaattgacttatctttaagttcgaatcgggtcgTGTATAACAcatagagcatttaataaccagagtcgcctttaagagcttacccctctgccaaaAAAATTGCACAggtgtgcaaacttttgtatggactgacgtttatctgacttggctatttgtacgttacgtacaaatcatgtacaaatagccatacatttgacgtgcccctcccccgcaaaaatcagcagactgttttgtacagaaaatgacaaccAAGGCGTCttcagttactaaatgctctaaggttgaCGTAACTAgagaccgaagagctggcggctacctcacACAACGTATCATCATTGCGAAACAACGAGGAAATGCcaccagcatccttggtacaatgcctcaaggacCTATTATAGATtcaagctagttattaatttagttcgTTAGCACCActgtataaattaaaataaattttctcgtctaattattttaaatgactTTAATCACTGTCTGAATCTTCATCCGAGTCATCGTCAGAGTCACTCTCACTGGAACTGTTTTCTCGATATCCATAGCTCGCCATACATCGCTTTTTACAACTTTTCCTCAAAGCCTTCTCCTTCGCAGAAACACATTCATGTGTTTTGCATGTTTTGTCGCTTGCGGTTTTGCAAGCTTTATTGCATTTATCGAAGGATGCCTTTCGACAAGCGTTTTCGAGTTTATCACGTAATATATGAACATCGTGGGGTTTGTTAACGATGTTGGTGAGGTTGGTCCTTTCTGCAATTTTGGgctgaaaaatatttatatttatttaattttcatttctcaATACATAACAGTAGAAATAGCGGACTTAATGCcgtaaggcattctctaccagttaacctTAACCAATAGGCTAAACcagaaataaattattactaaagaaattatttttatttagtactTAACACGGAGAGAAtacagtaaatgtgtacaaaggcgaacttatgtcaagggatctcttccagctaacctttaaGTTTATGTGCAGTAACTAAATATTAACCTTTTTAACGCCGCTTATAGCTTGTAGACATGTCATGTCTAACAACCCTTGCCTCGTGTAGTCAACGAAATGTGCTGTAAATGAAagaaatctatacatataataaagctgaagacggtcgaaagtctgtacatggaagatatttgaaaaaaagttggctggggatacttagaatcgataacagaacacgttccaaaagtttttagaatttttgtctgtttgtctgtttatctgtttatctgtttgtctgtttatttgaacgcgcatcacgtgaaaacggctgaacggattttgatgaaaactttactaatctgtcgagaaaatccccggccaggttataggctataaaaattcaacccctaaaagggggggtagccacaacactcgattgacttaagtttgcccctgaatcttatggcgctacttaggaaggaggggcaaacttttttcaaatatgtgctaccactattgagtacccaggtaaactaacagatggagctgaatttaatacgttgtgacatgaataagccaccgagcaaaagattttgccaaattaactctaagtttagaagacacggatatcaacaaaaataattgaataattatgttgatttaataaattaataatatatcgaaaaatgttcgcgctcgcttcgctcgcgttttcaataattttctaagatatggcgactgcagcagtattactctgttgcaacgttgctgctgcagcactgtcaattatcgtgataaaatgatgtgactgacttccatgctaaaagtaaaaatgtacaactgtctgtctatcaaattgggtttttatatcgaaaaattttcgcgctcgcttcgctcgctttttcaataactttctaagatatggcgactgcagcagcattactctgttgcaacgttattgctgcagcactgtcaattatcgtgataaaatgatgtgactgacttccatgctaaaagtaaaaatgtacaactgtctgtctatcaaattgggtttttatatcgaaaaattttcgcgctcgcttcgctcgctttttcaataactttctaagatatggcgactgcagcagcattactctgttgcaacgttattgctgtagcactgtcaattttcgtgataaaatgatgtgactgatttccatactaaaagtaaaaatgtacaactgtctatcaaattgcgtttttatatcgaaaaattttcgcgctcgcttcgctcgcgtttttaatcactttctaatatgtagcgactgcagcagcattactctgttgcaacgttactactgcagcactgtaaattttcgtgataaaatgatgtgactgatttccatactaaaagtaaaaatgtacaactatctatcaaattgcgtttttatatcgaaaaattttcgcgctcgcttcgctcgcgtttttaatcactttctaatatatagcgactgcagcagcattactctgttgcaacgttactgctgcagcactgtcaattttcgtgataaaatgatgtgactgatttccatactaaaagtaaaaatgtagaactgtctatcaaattgcgtttttatatcgaaaaattttcgcgctcgcttcgctcgcgtttcaataactttctaagatatggcgactgcagcaacattactctgttgcaacgttgctgctgcagcactgtcaattttcgtgataaaatgatgtgactgatttccatactaaaagtaaaaatgtacaactgtctatcaaattgcctatttatactgaaaaaatttcgcgctcgcttcgctcgcattttcgatcactttctaagatatggtgactgcagcagcattactctgttgcaacgttactgctgcagcactgtcaatttccggataaaatgatgtgactgatttccatactaaaagtataaatgtacaactgtctatcaaattgcgtttttatatcgaaaaattttcgcgctcgcttcgctcgcgtttttaatcactttctaatatatagcgactgcagcagcaatactctgttgcaacgttattgctgcagcactgttaattttcgtgataaaatgatgtgactgatttccatactaaaagttaaaatgtacaccagtctatcaaattgcgtttttatatcgaaaaattttcgcgctcgcttcgctcgcgtttttaatcactttctaatatatggcgactgcagcagcattactctgttgcaacgttactgctgcagcactgtcaattttcgtaataaaatgatgtgactgatttccatactaaaagtaaaaatgtacaactgtctatcaaattgcgtttttatatcaaaaaattttcgcgctcgcttggctcgcgtttttaatcactttctaatatatagcgactgcagcagcattaggtactctgttgcaacgttactgctgcggcactgtcaattgtcgtgataaaatgatgtgattaatttccattctcagctgtaatgtggcaatgaacgtcactcaatttaccaaaaaaaatcaatgtaatcttaatgaccctagggagagggggcaccatggtctagaaatgcttagggcatcaaaatatcttaatccggcactggtcgtttgcggagtctaatgatttgggactcgcattttatacgcattaccatgcattcccgaaaacaatcgaatcattcccgaaagtctcgcaacgcattgaggttttcgcacgtgtcttcctcaggagtctgaagaagaccacggttagtggcggtctagccacaggcaggccgcttcgctttcgctcgcgcgcgtattccttacggcttactgtatcgtccgatatacacctactacctactctgtcgtttaaatcacgtgtaaaatttgaataagggcgaaaaaactattgactttggagtgtagttttatttagtggtacctaattgtaaaatattttatctggactacagtcctctagcatatccatctgtcaactttacctacttcaagttccgcctccaggcgtgagggagagaaattaggattagaaattagccgcttgctgacacagaccgaattccacgcgggcggagccgcgggcacagctagtatataatatgtacgagtattatatcgttgtctgagtacccacaacacatgTTTTTGAGCTtgctgtggggcttagtcaatttgtgagAGAATGTAGCATTactatatgaaaaaatatttaaataaatacctccATCCTCATCCTGACCGTGATCATCATTTtctgaatcatcatcatcataatctcCAAAATACTTATCATGACGAACATTTCGGCCTGTTTTTCCTTTTGGTTTATTAAACTCCTCGTCACAAGCAGCAATGCCATTTTCAGTAAAATCTTTGTTGAAATTACTTGAGCATTTTTTATTCCTCTTGCAGACATCTTTTAGGACATCTTTTAATGCCTGCAAATTTTAAACTATCATCTACAGATATGTACACAATAACTacgattgtttaaaaaaatggttGCGCTAAATTTTGAATTGAACTCGTACGTGTTAAATGCAATGAattttttaatcattatttttctATTGAATCAAAGAGTGATTTCCTTGCCATCATTTTATTAATCAATTCTAATTATTCAGAATATAAAGTAGGTTTTTCCGTAAATTATTAATGTTACAAAAATTAGCTTAGTAGTTAAAAAAAGCAGATTCCAGATCGCCATTTCAATATTAAAGATAGTCAGGCCTATTTGAACGTAGGTACACATCAAAAAAGCATTGGATTAATATTGAAATCATATCAGCCAGCTGTTATTTGCGCGTACATCTCGATCGCactaatacatgtacggacaagtctAAGGGAAATGATAATATATGATTCCAATATGACTCCATTATCGTTTAGATGTCAGGTGCACGTCTGAATTGGCCAGAGAGTCAGGAGCCTTTAAAATTGTTATGTTGAGCACAGAAGCTAAACATCAAAACATTAACAAAATTTCAGTACTTTTACTATATTCATTTATGTGCCCTTCAGCAAAATAATATCCAATTAAGATAATGTTGAATCGCCGTAGAGAATATAGTATTTATTATGATAGTACCGCTGCATAAGAACTATTTTATACAGAATAGTCTAAGTTTATCATCCAACGGTACCTTTTACCATAAgataaataattcatcttactTATTCCTCTGTGCTTTTACTCACACCGCCGCTGCCTCTAAACttcaaattaaatatgaattcaaattaattacttttttacaTTTCTTAACGACAAGTAGGAGGCAAGCATCACCGAGTGCATGTCGTAGAGTTTTCGCTCTCAAAATTTCTTCTTGCATCGCTTTATGCTCTTCTACATCTGAATTGGGGTCGGCTGCTATATCCGATTTAAACGTACGAGTAGCTGACTCCGTTGTGCGTTgctaaaaatataaactttggTCTTATAATGTTTATAAACTAGCACTTACAaataaatgtgacgttatctatgacaagggaccttattgtcgatggcgcttacgccattattaacgatgctccgttataaatacaatgccgcgcgacgctgtgcggcgtaagcgccatcgacaataaggtcccttttcatggaTTGCCCCAAATGCATTCACTGTGAATAtaatcattttcaaaatcaacatttttaaaaatgtttaattaaaaatgattcAGACGACTTAATAAACATTCAGAAGTCATGATACTATTGTTTCTAAATGTAAAAATTATAGTTACAACTACATTAATATAATGCCATTAAGcgaaaaatataaattcaataCCTTCTTATTCGTTGACGGAATTTTCACTTCATTTGGATTAGATGTTCGTAGTATATTTACATTAGAATTTTTATTACCATCTATATGAATCACTAACACCTTTTTCACATCTTTTGGATTTTCACTTTCTTTTGTAGTACCTCTAAGTATTTCGCCATCTAAATAATCTTTTTGCGTTATTATCTGTTTGTGCTTAAGGTTTTCTTCTAATTTAATATTCTTTTGTGTTGTTGAGGTTTGagatttttttgttacaaatgTATCTTCTTGCGAATCTGATGAAACAGTGTCCTTTATACCGAAAACTTTTTTTTCCCTTGGCTGCCTTTTGTAATGTGTCTCATTCGTATCATTTTCAGATAATTCATCAGTAAAGAATAAAGTCTTACCAATACCATCTGATTTGAGAGGGTATCTTAACTGGACCTCGGTATCTCCTGGACGATAATGACCCTTGATATTAAATTTCTTTTCTTTTAgggtttttttcttatttatccCACGGACATTGTCTTCAGTTGATTGATCTGTATAAGATTGAGTTGCACTAAAAGTCTTTTGTGGCTCTTTTATATTTTCTTTTGCTCTGATTTTAAAATGTGTCTTCATTGTAACGAAATCATTCGCGCTGTGGTTGATTTTGTCTGTGTCTGTGTGAATTAAATGTTTAAGTCGTTCGTATTTTTTCATCAGATCGTGTAATATATGATTCACGCGCGATATGTTTTTTGAAATTTCAGATAAAATTGTTTCGTTTGGCTCAATTTCGATATTGTAGACTAccttaaaaaaatagttgttaTTTTATGATATCCAAGTTTTTCATAAGTACCTTTTTATCTTTTAGACTTATTTAGTCTTTTagtatattcatttataaaataaacacttaCCGACATGAGGCTGAGAATAACGAAAACTCCAATATGTATAAGTTTTAAAGACATTTTTGCTTACGCGCATAATTCTTGAAATAATATCAATATTGAAACGTTATGGTTATACCTataaactataaaatatattagttacataatattttattgtttattgcaCGAATTTTTATGAGCCGTTTTAAATATACAGGCCAGAGTTTCATTCATACGAAACTTAGAAcgttttttttgaagtgaaaacttatttagcggcgctgtgcactttttgaggtagggaaaaaatgataaactagagacagcgtaaggcgtaacgcgtaacgcgtaacgcgcggcgaaaatgaatgcctgagcctgctgtttcgtttttattcaccaaagaactttactcataacgtatcataatcaggtcaattatttaaaactggacttttatatgtattaagcaataaagctcaatgttctaatcttgtacacgctgaaatacgaggatctcacagttacattctaacttcatatcactcaaatataattcaataaagatacatcttgatgaaatcgctaataaaagtgaactctagtactggtgaataaaactcaaaatatcatgaccaaatatatttagatgcgaggtctgcaaggtaactttacaatttctattcgaatttttaaagtttttcaatagaaaggaggatgggtcaattatacattagtgctgcagacattttggactaatcAT
Proteins encoded in this region:
- the LOC134801932 gene encoding uncharacterized protein LOC134801932 isoform X2; the protein is MSLKLIHIGVFVILSLMSVVYNIEIEPNETILSEISKNISRVNHILHDLMKKYERLKHLIHTDTDKINHSANDFVTMKTHFKIRAKENIKEPQKTFSATQSYTDQSTEDNVRGINKKKTLKEKKFNIKGHYRPGDTEVQLRYPLKSDGIGKTLFFTDELSENDTNETHYKRQPREKKVFGIKDTVSSDSQEDTFVTKKSQTSTTQKNIKLEENLKHKQIITQKDYLDGEILRGTTKESENPKDVKKVLVIHIDGNKNSNVNILRTSNPNEVKIPSTNKKQRTTESATRTFKSDIAADPNSDVEEHKAMQEEILRAKTLRHALGDACLLLVVKKCKKALKDVLKDVCKRNKKCSSNFNKDFTENGIAACDEEFNKPKGKTGRNVRHDKYFGDYDDDDSENDDHGQDEDGAHFVDYTRQGLLDMTCLQAISGVKKPKIAERTNLTNIVNKPHDVHILRDKLENACRKASFDKCNKACKTASDKTCKTHECVSAKEKALRKSCKKRCMASYGYRENSSSESDSDDDSDEDSDSD
- the LOC134801932 gene encoding uncharacterized protein LOC134801932 isoform X1, whose product is MRVSKNVFKTYTYWSFRYSQPHVVYNIEIEPNETILSEISKNISRVNHILHDLMKKYERLKHLIHTDTDKINHSANDFVTMKTHFKIRAKENIKEPQKTFSATQSYTDQSTEDNVRGINKKKTLKEKKFNIKGHYRPGDTEVQLRYPLKSDGIGKTLFFTDELSENDTNETHYKRQPREKKVFGIKDTVSSDSQEDTFVTKKSQTSTTQKNIKLEENLKHKQIITQKDYLDGEILRGTTKESENPKDVKKVLVIHIDGNKNSNVNILRTSNPNEVKIPSTNKKQRTTESATRTFKSDIAADPNSDVEEHKAMQEEILRAKTLRHALGDACLLLVVKKCKKALKDVLKDVCKRNKKCSSNFNKDFTENGIAACDEEFNKPKGKTGRNVRHDKYFGDYDDDDSENDDHGQDEDGAHFVDYTRQGLLDMTCLQAISGVKKPKIAERTNLTNIVNKPHDVHILRDKLENACRKASFDKCNKACKTASDKTCKTHECVSAKEKALRKSCKKRCMASYGYRENSSSESDSDDDSDEDSDSD